One region of Ptiloglossa arizonensis isolate GNS036 chromosome 8, iyPtiAriz1_principal, whole genome shotgun sequence genomic DNA includes:
- the Mrps10 gene encoding mitochondrial ribosomal protein S10, giving the protein MFRSKVSSLLRNITNKNSHCNGHTNLLQNALCSTNTLVAETDTSQIKDIPDKLYKKIEIEVRGNDQAVLESYGQFAVTAASHLDINVSKHFAVKKPVHEKLTVLKSAFVHKKHRVQYETRTYYRYLELLKLTGSTADTFLEYIQRNLPEGVAMKVTKVELQTLPENIKEASSQG; this is encoded by the exons ATGTTTCGATCAAag GTATCTTCTCTTCtacgaaatattacaaataaaaattcacacTGTAATGGACATACCAATTTATTGCAAAATGCATTGTGTTCTACGAATACCTTGGTTGCTGAAACAGATACATCTCAAATAAAG GATATTCCtgataaattgtacaaaaagatAGAAATTGAAGTTAGGGGAAATGACCAAGCTGTCCTAGAAAGTTATGGACAATTTGCTGTTACGGCAGCTAGTCATTTAGACATTAATGTTAGCAAACA TTTTGCAGTAAAAAAACCTGTTCATGAAAAATTAACAGTTCTTAAGTCTGCTTTTGTTCACAAGAAACATCGTGTTCAGTATGAAACAAGAACATATTATAGATATCTTGAGTTGCTTAAACTAACTGGTTCAACAGCAGATACTTTTCTAGAATATATACAAAGAAATCTTCCAGAAGGAGTGGCAATGAAAGTTACCAAG GTGGAACTGCAAACTCTACcagaaaatattaaagaagCATCTTCACAAGGATAA